A window of Blautia argi genomic DNA:
TTTAGGAAGCTGTCAGTAGAAGAACGGAAGTGGCTGAAAAAGATTGCGGAAAAATCCGACTTGCTGAAGAATCCAAAACCGCAGAGAGGACGAAGATAAAAAATGCCTGAACGGCGGTTCTGGTTTTTCAGAACCACCATCCAGGCATTTTGTTTAGTAATAGAAAAAGGTGCAGTTGATTATTGCGTATTGTCAATCTCTCTCAAACCGGGTAGTAAAAATACGGCAAGCGCAACGATGATAATGCCAATTCCGCAAATGACAAACCATTTCTCAACTCCCAGCCGCTCCGCCAGAGGCCCGGAAATGACAAGGCCAAACGGCATGGCGAGGGAAGCGGCGCTTGTCAGTAGAGAAAAAACTCTCCCCAGATATTCTGGTTTGACCGTTTCTTGAAAAATCGCATTTTGCACACCGTAAAATGGAGCGGAAATTCCCATAACAGTACAGCACACAACAAAGACAAGAAATGCGTCTGGCGGCAAAAGCCCGGAGAGCATATTGCTAACGCCCATCAGGAGAACGGAAAGACCGATGGTGTACCGCCGTTTCTTAAAACCGCCCCAAATGCTCAGAATGACTCCGCCAAGCAGCATACCAACCGCAAAAGCAATTTCAGCGGCAGAGGCATGGGCCGGTGTTCCTTTGAAGTATGACATACAGATGAGAGGAAAAAGCGTACTGATTGGCATATAAAAGAACATATAAATTACACCAATCCAGAGCAGAGCAAAGAGGCCCCTGTTTTGCTTTAATACCACATACCCCTCTTTCATATCCTGTAAAAACTGTTGTCTTTTCGTTTCTGGACATAGTTCAGGCGTTGGTATGGACGAAATCGCAACAGTCACACAGGCAAGGATTGCACCCACAATATCTAACAATATAATTGCATTAAGAGGCCAAACAGCATATAAAAACGCTGCGGCAGCTGGACTGATAATCGCACTTACTGCTTGCATGGTCTGCGTGTAACCAGCGCATTTTGTAAGTTCCTCTTTTGGCACAATCATAGGTGTTGCTGCGCTGAATGCTGGAGAATGAAAAGCAGTTCCCGCACTTCGGATTAACAGGACAACCATAATAGACCATACGGGCAATTCCATGTAAAACGCCACCAGCGCCAGAATACCGCCAGCGGCGGCAATTATCAAATCCGCACCAATCATTACGCTTTTACGGCTGTGCCGGTCAACAAAAGCACCTGCAAACGGGCCTAAACAGGCTTGCGGCAAAAATCCAATCAGTGTTGCCGCCGTCAATATGATTGCAGAATTAGTTTTCGCAACCAAATAAAAGATAATGGCCATTTGCAAAATACCGCTGCTAATAAAGGATATTGCTTGTCCGGCAAGAAGTGTAAAATAAGTTTTTCTCCATGAATTGTTGTTTTGGGTCATAATGCGAACCTCCTTTTTTATTGCATTGTTCCTTTGTTTCTGCAATAAAAAGCAGGCGTTGTCCCACAGAGAGGGCAGACGCCTGCATAACAACAAAGCACGAAAAAACACCACGATACAGTTCAAAGACTGCTCGTGTCAAACCTACGTGTTCCTTTGCATACGCACGCAAAAAAAGCCCACCATCATGTGGAAAGGTACTTCTACTTTTTATTGCTTATTAGCGTACACAAATTAACACACGTAAGCCTCCTTCCAATCTCAAACTGTCGCACAGTATAACACACATCCGATAGACTTGTCAACCATTTTTAACCTTGTTTTCCATCTTGTTTTTCCATCTCTTACGGGCAGTAGCAAAGCCAGGCGAGCCAGTCAACGGTCAAGATGAACGGCGCTTTCAGCGCCGCCGTTGACAGTCTCGCCCGTCTTTGCTAATGGGTAATCAAGGCGGGAAAGCCATTTTAGGGCTTTCCCGCCCATTTCAATTTTGGGAGAAGAAAGGCCCCAAAATGAACGAGTGCGGCCAAACACTTTTAGGGATTGGCCACCTTGTCCACCCATCCAGCGGGGCGGCGGGGAACGGTCAAGGCCGGGCGTCAGCCCATTCATTTCAGCCTTGACGGTTTCCTGCCGTCCTGCTACTTTTCCCGGAGTGTGGCCACACATCTGGTCACGGTGTCCAGAGCTTTGGGACTTTTTGTCCCATAGGCCGGGGGCGGAGGACGAGGGACGGGGGCTTTCATAATACGCCCTGTCTGCTGCTGAAATCAGCCCTTTGTTTCCGGCTTACCAGCCCCAAACAAAGCCCTGCTTTCCTGCCGCGTCAAATGCCCTTGCCCTCCCCGGCGGCAACGGTATTTTCAGGGCAACGCCGACAGAGCGTATAACACACTACACTTTGCTCCGCAAAGTCGTGTGCCAAATGGGGCGCTGCCCCCTTTGGAAACCCCCGCAACAAACAGGTGCTATGCACCCAGCCGGGAGCATAGCGCCGTTTGTTGTCAGCAGCCCGTTTCACGGTCTGCGTGTAGTTCCTTGTAAACTGACCTAAAGAACACGCAAAATATTTGAAGAAAACATCTTTTGATGATAATGAAAGATATGTAAGGCTATCTACTTGTACTTCAGAGAGTACAAACGGCAGACATCTTCTAATTGGAAGAATTTTAGAAAATACTGCTGATGAAAAAGGAGAACCGCAATATGAAGAAAAATAGACAGATACTTGTGTTAGCTGCTCTATTGTTTGGTTTCTTGTGTTTTCCTGCTGATAAAGTTTTAGCTGCGTCAAATGTAGTAGAGGTTCCGTTAACAGTTAAGCAAAATTTTGAAGAAAATAGCAATGAAAAAGGAATTGATCTTACTGGAACTTATGAATTTCGTGCATTAGACATAGGCATTCCTATGCCGGGAGATTCTGATAACGACAGACATGTTTTTGTACTTGATGGTAATAATGCGGAAAAGATGATTTCATTGCAGTTCCAGCATGGCGGAGTATACCGTTATCATTTGGTTCAAACAAGTAAGGATAAAGAAAATTATACATATGATAGAAGTTCTTATATTATAGCTGTTTATATCAAAAACGGAGAAAATGGGAAATTGGTTCCACAAGTAATTGCAGAAAAAAATGATGGTAAGAAGTATGGAGAATTAATGTTTTACAATTCATATAATAAGAAGGTTGACAATCCTTCAAAACCTTCAAAAC
This region includes:
- a CDS encoding MFS transporter, yielding MTQNNNSWRKTYFTLLAGQAISFISSGILQMAIIFYLVAKTNSAIILTAATLIGFLPQACLGPFAGAFVDRHSRKSVMIGADLIIAAAGGILALVAFYMELPVWSIMVVLLIRSAGTAFHSPAFSAATPMIVPKEELTKCAGYTQTMQAVSAIISPAAAAFLYAVWPLNAIILLDIVGAILACVTVAISSIPTPELCPETKRQQFLQDMKEGYVVLKQNRGLFALLWIGVIYMFFYMPISTLFPLICMSYFKGTPAHASAAEIAFAVGMLLGGVILSIWGGFKKRRYTIGLSVLLMGVSNMLSGLLPPDAFLVFVVCCTVMGISAPFYGVQNAIFQETVKPEYLGRVFSLLTSAASLAMPFGLVISGPLAERLGVEKWFVICGIGIIIVALAVFLLPGLREIDNTQ
- a CDS encoding Spy0128 family protein, translating into MKKNRQILVLAALLFGFLCFPADKVLAASNVVEVPLTVKQNFEENSNEKGIDLTGTYEFRALDIGIPMPGDSDNDRHVFVLDGNNAEKMISLQFQHGGVYRYHLVQTSKDKENYTYDRSSYIIAVYIKNGENGKLVPQVIAEKNDGKKYGELMFYNSYNKKVDNPSKPSKPSKPAEQVQTGDSTDIKLHVMILSRHRH